CATAAAATAGTGATATTGGTAACTAAAATAAGGAAGAACTATGTTATAGTATCACCCAACAACCAAATAGACCAAACTAGTCGTTTCATTTGTTAATACCCAATACCCAGGTTGGCAGGTTGGTTGTAATTATACAATTGATGTTTTGCTTTTTGCTTCTTCTGCAAGTGATAGGGTTATGGTTTAAATGGTTGTAACGGTACCTTTCTTTATTATGTAATCAAAGTAGAGTGTTAGTTACATAAAATTTCTTTTTGGGTTATACAAATATGCAATAAGTTAAACATGTCAAATAGGTTAGTTTGGCAATTAGATTTATGTCGTTTAAATTTACTTTAAAATACGATTGAGTGTTTAATGAAAATAGCTTAAAAGGCACAAAACCAGAACCCTGATTCTAGAAATTTATACTTCACATATAATGTACTCCATATAACAAAAAGTTTAACTTATCCCCAACATTAAAGTTACCAACACAAATCGGGAAACTTACCTTGACTTGGAGGTCACAGGATCAAACCCCAATTAGGACATTGTTTGGGCCAATCACCAAACACTAGTACATAAGATGATAGATTATATGTTTGATTAGTATAGTAATAGACAAATGACTACTCACTAATGTGTGGCCGAACCTAATTAAAGGTTTGCTCTTTATACAAAAGCAAGAATCAATCCCAACTTGGAATTTCCATCTTCCCTACTACATGTCGACTACCGACTTCTGGAACTTTCAGCCTCTTCATCATTTCATCAGTGCCTCTATTTTGGACAGGACAATTGGAGTTTACTGCAATTTCCATGTGAATTTTTTAAACTACTGCTCCTCTTTTTCTATAGTCCTTTATCCCACTGTATTTTCTCCTTCTTCGCCCATCACCGGGGCTTAATGTCGAATCTCGTCTACATTATTGTCTTTATTAAATTCCGTCTATAATCTATATCATTTTCTTTAACGCTTAGTAGCTCTATCATACACGCCCTAAATTATGAGCCCGTAATACTTTCTATCCCCTCACAACTCACAAGTGACATAATCACATCCACCAGTCTACCACTACCACAATACCACcccccttctctctctctctcttaaagTCCAGCTACCAAAATCTACTTTCCCCAATAGGCCAACAAAATACCCACTTACGCACTTAGCTATGCTGAAATCACCATGATTTCACCCCCAAAAACCTCTGTTTTAATGTCCTCAACCTCCAAAATTTTCTGGGTACTTCTCATCTTCCTAATCAACAACCCAAATCTCTCACAAACCCAGGAACTCTACTTCAATGGATTCAACCATGCTGGTAACAACATAACCCTAAATGGAATTTCCAAGATTCTCAACAATGGCATCCTCCAACTAACCAATGACACCTCCAGGCTTCTAGGTCACGCCTTTTATCCACCTCCAATTAGAATCAAAACAAAtggcaacaacaacaaagctcTTTCATTTTCAACCATTTTCGCCTTCGCAATGGTGCCTCAATTTCAATCCCTTGGTGGGCACGGGTTCGCCTTCACACTCGCTCCGAGTAAAGAACTCCCAGGTGCCTTACCTAGCCAGTACCTGGGTTTACTCAACTCATCCGACAATGGTAATCTCACCAATCACATCTTTGCTGTTGAATTCGATGAAGTACAGGATTTCGAGTTCAGGGATATAAATGATAATCATGTGGGTATCAATATCAACAGCATGATTTCAAATGCGTCTGCAACCGCAGCGTATTACGTTGAAGGGAATTCGACGGCTCGGAATATTACTATGAAGAGTGGTGAACCAATCATGTGCTGGGTTGATTATGATTCACACACTCATCAGTTAAATGTtagtctttctctctcctcggatAAACCAAGTAGGAGCTTATTGTCTTATGATGTAGACCTTTCGCCCTATTTGGATGAATTTATGTATGTTGGGTTTTCTGGGTCGACTGGTTTGCTTGCAAGCGCACATTATATTATGGGATGGAGTTTTAAGGTGAATGGTCAAGCTCGTCCTCTTGATCTATCTTCCCTTCCTAAACTTCCAAAACCGAAAAACACTAATTTTGGGATGATTTTTGGGGTTTCAATTGGATCTGTTTTTGCATTTTTTATTGCTCTTGGATTCGGTGCTTATTTTGTATGGCTGTACAAGAATAGGGATGTGATTGAGTCATGGGAGCTTGATGTTGGTCCACATAGGTTCCCTTACCAAGAGCTTAAGAAAGCTACAAAGGGTTTCAAGGAGAAACAGCTCATTGGGTTTGGTGGATTTGGGAGGGTGTACAAAGGTTACCTCCCAAGCTCCGATACCGAAGTCGCGGTTAAGAGGATTTCCCATGAATCAAGGCAAGGGTTACCGGAGTTTGTTGCTGAAATTGCGAGTATTGGGCGGTTGCGCCACCGGAATCTGGTGCAGTTGCTTGGATGGTGCCGGCGTAAGGGAGACTTGATTCTTGTGTATGATTATATGCCAAATGGTAGTCTAGATAAGTACTTGTTTGAAGAGCCTATAATGGTATTGAGTTGGGTTCAGaggtttaatatcattaaaGGGGTTGCCTCTGGATTGCTATATTTACATGAAGGTTGGGAACAAACTGTGATACATAGAGATATCAAAGCAGGGAATGTGTTACTTGATGCTGACTTTAATGGAAGGTTGGGTGATTTCGGGTTAGCTAAGCTATATGAGCACGGGACTGACCCGGGGACTACCCGGGTTGTGGGTACTCTTGGGTATTTGGCACCGGAGCTTACACGAACAGGGAAGCCTACAACGAGCTCTGATGTGTTTGCATTTGGTGCATTGTTGTTGGAGATTGCTTGTGGGAGGAGACCTGTAGACCCTAAGGCAGCACCTGAGGAATTGTTCTTGGTTGATTGGGTATGGGATAGATGGAGAGAGGGTGCTATTCTTGATGTAATGGATTCTAAGTTAATGGGTGATTATAATGAGATGGAGGCAGCGATTGTTTTGAAGTTGGGTTTAATGTGCTCTGCTGAGGCGCCTGATTCCCGACCTTCAATGAAGCAGTTGGTAAGGTATCTGGATGGGGAGGCTGCATTGCCAGAAGAGATCATTCTTCCTGGTGGATATAGTGGGAAGAGGCGCAGCCATAGCAGTCGAACAACTGGAACAACTGGTACCGGAGAATTTGAGGATTATGTACATACATATCCTCCTGCTTCATATATGGATATTGAAGGTGGTTCAGTTTCTTTGTTATCTTTGTCTGGTGGTGATGAAGGTAGATAGCCTGAGAAATAAGATTTGTCTAACATGATTTACCAGTTGTGTGTTTTGGATTCAATATTTGAGTTTTTTGTTTAGGATTTTTGCACTTGAGATTGTAATTTAGAGTCACTGATTTATCTGCTGCCTAATTAGGtattaaaattaaatcattGTTGTATATAGATATGTAATTTTGTATCTCTCTCACCACTTGAACATGTTAATTGGTGCCCTGATTTCTGATCTCTTATGTAAGATTTGTGGAAGTAAGTACCATTCGCGCTCCTTCTGtcttaatttaattcaagttgtTCATGCTCGGATGATAGATACACAAAAATTCGTACCAAATTCAGAGGTGGAACATTAACATCATTCAAATTGCCAAATCTGCATTCAATTCAGTAATTGCAGTTTTAGATACTACATTACATTCAGTTATTTCTCTACATATTCACATTTCTGGAACTTGTCTGTCTGTACTGCTGTACATTCTGCCTTACTAAACTAAAACCGCTAAAGGAAGAGCTAGAAAAACTAAAAGCAGCCCTCACAAGTCAGAAAACACGCTTAATCAACAATAATTGATTTTTAGCATAAAAAAGGATTTATAACCGTGCTTCCTTTTGTGAGAGCATGGTAGCTTAATGTTTCTCTTACAGAGGGGAGTATTCTATGAATACTAAAATCACCCCCTAGATTAACCTCTGCCAGTCAGTCAATTTAATGTCATACCCGACCTACTGCTTCATTCTCCGAATCCACGCCAGTTCTGACCGACAATCTTCTCATCTGCCAATCTCAACGTACTCTCAAGTACTCATTTTCTCGATCacaaagaagagaaaaagatACAACCACAATCATTATTTGTAATAAGAAACCAGGACCTGAAATCAGGAGAAATGATTTCTCTCCAACAGAAGCTTTGAAGAGTATTGAAGCTGACTTGCTGTTTACTCGCCCTCTATGTTATTTGCAATAGCATCTCCCTCATCTTTAGACCCACCAAAAATCTCATAGTCGTCAAAACCtgcaaatcaaaaagaaaaccaAATAAGAAATCAGATATACCAAGTATTAAACTAGCCTAAATTGCATTTTTTAGTCCTAAAAACTGCCAAAGACCCAGATTCATATTTGGTGCAAGAAACCCAAAGGTAAGGCCATGTCTCATTACCGCCACTCAATTCTTCAACTTCGTCAACTGAAGACTTCAAACGCATTTTGCTAGGTGATGGCAGCTCAATTGCCATCCAGTCAGAACTTCCATGGTCATCCAAGCACAAGTCTTTCCTGGCTATCCAGTCAGCGACACTAGCATGGTTGTCCACTGATAATGGGTCCATATTATCATGTTCTTTTCCTTTCTGAGCCCTGTCAAATAAATGAGTTAAAATGAAGTCCTATTACCCTCAAAATTCTTCTAAAAAAACAAGGTTTCTTCATTAAATCATCAAACTCACATTTGTCTCAGCCGTAGGTTATACTGAGTGAAGACCTGGTCATTGAGTCGTTGGTGTTCTAGACAGTTAACAGTGCTGTGCAATTGTTCAAGTGGAATGAGATCCTTTTTACAATGGGTTAAACTGCAGCATTGACTAAGAATGCGCACAGATAGACGTGATAGGTTTGGGCAACCACCTCCATACGTGGACCACCATACAGCTGCATGTGTTACAAATAAAACAAGATGATAAAGATATAACACTTAGCTTCTAAACAGGAGGCTATTTCAAGCGCTCTAAAATCGCACATCAATAGATAATGATTGACACGTAAATGTTCCTCAAGCCAACAAAAGCCACAATTTATTACGCAGTTCCCTTTAGAGATCAAATGTAGGCAATCTAACCAACTAAATATGTAGACTGATCACTGATGGGCATTAAGAGAAAAGGAGCAGCAAAATTTCCAAGAATGCAATTGTTTCCTTATAGTATAGAAGTTTGAACTTTTTGCGTTATATTTGCCAAGTAGATGGAAAAATGAGTATTAGGTGTCGTACCAATAAAAAAACAAGTGTTTTAGGTCACGGCATACTTGCAAATGGGGATTTCAATACATAAGGGTGTTGGTCGAATTTATTTGGTACCTAAGACGTGTTTAAGGATCTTTGTCTTGACACATGAATCTTAATTAATAACACATGACTGCAGATTCAATATGTTAAAAGGAAGTTCAGATGGATGTTTCAGAAATTCGCAAGTCGCTATTTTAATTGACTTCCCACATTAGGGTTATCATATCACTATATTTATTGTTATAATAGGAAAGATCCACCAGAACAATACAATAACCATTAATATCTCGACTTTCCAAACTTAAGATAACAGATTCAGGTAAAAGAATGCAATAGAACAAATGAAGCCTTCCTACGTTAACAACAAATACCTCAACATCAAAAACCAAAGACTTACAGGGTAGAAGGCTCTCTCTAGCTCTGATTGCCATCTTCCGTCCAAAATCCCCAGCAGCCATTTTGTAAGAGTTGAGTTCTTTGATGATTTTGTCCTGGGTTTTGGTATCAGGAACTAATCTCTCTATGCAATCAAACATTCCCGAGACAATGGTACCTGGCAAATCTCCATCAATACTGTAAAAGAACTTTGGATTAAGGTAGAAGCCTGCAGCATGAAGTGGTGACTGCTGATGCCTATCCCACCTCAGATCGATGACATTCCAGTATGTCAGATACTCATCACTCTTTCTAAACTCTCTTTTAATAGCTTCTTTAGCCCGGTATAATCCTGCATACACAAATCCCATGGCAGGTTTCTTCTCACTTCTAACAATGC
This sequence is a window from Spinacia oleracea cultivar Varoflay chromosome 1, BTI_SOV_V1, whole genome shotgun sequence. Protein-coding genes within it:
- the LOC110775182 gene encoding L-type lectin-domain containing receptor kinase S.4, with product MISPPKTSVLMSSTSKIFWVLLIFLINNPNLSQTQELYFNGFNHAGNNITLNGISKILNNGILQLTNDTSRLLGHAFYPPPIRIKTNGNNNKALSFSTIFAFAMVPQFQSLGGHGFAFTLAPSKELPGALPSQYLGLLNSSDNGNLTNHIFAVEFDEVQDFEFRDINDNHVGININSMISNASATAAYYVEGNSTARNITMKSGEPIMCWVDYDSHTHQLNVSLSLSSDKPSRSLLSYDVDLSPYLDEFMYVGFSGSTGLLASAHYIMGWSFKVNGQARPLDLSSLPKLPKPKNTNFGMIFGVSIGSVFAFFIALGFGAYFVWLYKNRDVIESWELDVGPHRFPYQELKKATKGFKEKQLIGFGGFGRVYKGYLPSSDTEVAVKRISHESRQGLPEFVAEIASIGRLRHRNLVQLLGWCRRKGDLILVYDYMPNGSLDKYLFEEPIMVLSWVQRFNIIKGVASGLLYLHEGWEQTVIHRDIKAGNVLLDADFNGRLGDFGLAKLYEHGTDPGTTRVVGTLGYLAPELTRTGKPTTSSDVFAFGALLLEIACGRRPVDPKAAPEELFLVDWVWDRWREGAILDVMDSKLMGDYNEMEAAIVLKLGLMCSAEAPDSRPSMKQLVRYLDGEAALPEEIILPGGYSGKRRSHSSRTTGTTGTGEFEDYVHTYPPASYMDIEGGSVSLLSLSGGDEGR